The Methanopyrus kandleri AV19 DNA segment AGTCCACATACTCGGATCTCATTCCACCCAGCTCCTCAACGGGTCGCAGGATGTTCAGCCCTTCACCTTTGATCGCTGAAGCCATGGCGGTGACGATAGCGTCGTCCAAGGTATGGGCCAACACCAGCTTATCTCCACGTTCCCGAAGCTCTCGACGGCGAATCAAGGAGCAAATCAGGCAGGGAGACTCACCGTGTTCTTCGGCGAGCTCGCCGACGTCTTCCCTCGGTTCCACGTACTCCAGTTGGAAACCGAGAGACCTGCATATTTCCTCGCAGACTTCCCGACCCTCACGGCCCCAGATGGGATCTCCATGGAGCCTAGTTTCTACAAGGACCGGTCGAATACGAAGCCCCAGCCGTCGGGTTAACGGCTCAAGCATGAGGAGGCATGTAACGCTGTCTTTACCGCCACTGAAGCCGACGACGACCTCCTCCCGAGGTTCGAATAGGTCGTAATCGGTCACGACTTGGTGAAATCTCGAGGAAGCTCGCTCGACGACCTTAGAGCGGACGACCTTTATACCCTCTCTCCTCAGCTCCTCCCGCCGCGAGACCGTGAGACCGGCCCTCCTCGGGTTCAGCGCGACCACAGTATCATCCAAAATCGCGACGT contains these protein-coding regions:
- a CDS encoding tRNA 2-thiocytidine biosynthesis TtcA family protein, with amino-acid sequence MDVEEILRDVGVDPRYVAILDDTVVALNPRRAGLTVSRREELRREGIKVVRSKVVERASSRFHQVVTDYDLFEPREEVVVGFSGGKDSVTCLLMLEPLTRRLGLRIRPVLVETRLHGDPIWGREGREVCEEICRSLGFQLEYVEPREDVGELAEEHGESPCLICSLIRRRELRERGDKLVLAHTLDDAIVTAMASAIKGEGLNILRPVEELGGMRSEYVDYDFPETTIVRPMIRVPEVWTRLIPGEVGLPIFESDCPYSKPYGTTLRGKVAHGLEWLRLEVGADSVEFLDRLYRSFMKTLEATRG